The Azospirillum brasilense genome has a window encoding:
- a CDS encoding efflux RND transporter permease subunit translates to MSKYFIDRPVFAWVIAIVIMLAGGLAILGLPVEQYPKIAPPTVSITASYPGASAKTLEDTVTQVIEQKMTGLDHFRYMSSNSDSSGNVTITLTFEPEANPDIAQVQVQNKLQLAVPLLPQEVQQRGLQVSKAGNDFLMVAGFVSSDGRLSQGDIADYVASNLQDTISRVEGVGDITVFGPQHAMRIWLDPDALNSHQLTTIDVTNAIKAENAQVSAGQLGGAPAVPGQRINATIMAQSRMQTPEEFGAILLRVNPDGGQVRLRDVARIEIGQETYEITARYNGKPAAGLGVKLATGANALDTAAAVKARIAELSAFFPEGLEVIYPYDTTPFVELSIHEVVKTLIEAIILVFAVMYLFLQNFRATLIPTIAVPVVLLGTFGVLSLFGFSINTLTMFGMVLAIGLLVDDAIVVVENVERVMSEDGLPPREATRKSMGQITGALIGIALVLSAVFVPMAFFGGSAGAIYRQFSLTIVSAMALSVLVALVLTPALCATILKPVAKGHGHAKRGFFGLFNRGFDASSRVYLSGVRGAVSRLGRYGLAYALIVGGLAYLFLQMPSSFLPQEDRGTMFVLWSAPPNASIERTMETTKQVETYFLEKEKDSVEGLFTIAGFNFAGRGQNAGMAFVRLRDWSERESADRKPTAIAGRAMGALSKAKDAVVFAFMPPSVPGLGNATGFDLQLVDRGGVGHDRLMQARNQLLGLAAQNPKLVGVRPNGLEDTPQFKLTVDREKASALGLSLTDVNTTLTAAWGSSYVNDFIDRGRVKRVYLQADAPYRMQPSDVDRWYMRNAMGQMVPFSAFTTAQWTYGSPKLERYNGMSSLNIQGSAAPGISSGEAMQEMEAMMAKLPPGVGYEWTGLSYEERLSGSQAPALYALSMLIVFLCLAALYESWSVPVSVILVVPLGVIGAVLAATLRGLPSDVYFQVGLLTTIGLSAKNAILIVEFAKALYDEGMELKDAAIEACRQRLRPIIMTSLAFVLGVLPLATSSGAGSESQNAIGVGVMGGMISATVLAILFVPVFFVAVYRLFGSKRAGAHSPPGAEPVHAGD, encoded by the coding sequence ATGTCGAAATACTTCATCGACCGGCCCGTCTTCGCCTGGGTCATCGCCATCGTCATCATGCTGGCGGGCGGTCTGGCGATCCTGGGCCTGCCCGTCGAGCAATATCCGAAGATCGCCCCGCCGACGGTGTCCATCACCGCCAGCTACCCCGGCGCGTCCGCGAAGACGCTGGAGGATACGGTCACCCAGGTCATCGAACAGAAGATGACCGGGCTCGACCACTTCCGCTACATGTCCTCGAACAGCGATTCGTCGGGCAACGTCACCATCACCCTGACCTTCGAGCCGGAGGCCAACCCGGACATCGCCCAGGTCCAGGTGCAGAACAAGCTCCAGCTCGCCGTGCCGCTCCTGCCGCAGGAGGTGCAGCAGCGCGGCCTCCAGGTGTCGAAGGCCGGCAACGACTTCCTGATGGTCGCCGGCTTCGTGTCCAGCGACGGGCGGCTGAGCCAGGGCGACATCGCCGACTATGTGGCCTCCAACCTCCAGGACACGATCAGCCGCGTCGAGGGTGTGGGCGACATCACCGTGTTCGGCCCGCAGCACGCCATGCGGATCTGGCTGGACCCCGACGCGCTGAACAGCCACCAGCTGACCACCATCGACGTCACCAACGCCATCAAGGCGGAGAACGCGCAGGTGTCGGCGGGTCAGCTCGGCGGCGCCCCGGCGGTCCCCGGCCAGCGCATCAACGCCACCATCATGGCACAGTCGCGCATGCAGACGCCGGAGGAGTTCGGCGCCATCCTGCTGCGCGTCAATCCCGACGGCGGCCAGGTGCGGCTGCGCGACGTCGCGCGGATCGAGATCGGGCAGGAAACCTACGAGATCACCGCCCGCTACAACGGCAAGCCGGCGGCGGGCCTGGGCGTCAAGCTGGCGACCGGGGCCAACGCGCTGGACACCGCCGCGGCGGTGAAGGCGCGCATCGCCGAGCTGTCGGCCTTCTTCCCGGAAGGGCTGGAGGTCATCTACCCCTACGACACGACGCCTTTCGTCGAGCTGTCGATCCACGAGGTCGTCAAGACGCTGATCGAGGCGATCATCCTCGTCTTCGCCGTGATGTACCTGTTCCTGCAGAACTTCCGGGCGACGCTGATCCCGACCATCGCGGTTCCCGTGGTGCTCCTCGGCACCTTCGGCGTGCTGTCGCTGTTCGGCTTCTCGATCAACACGCTGACCATGTTCGGCATGGTGCTGGCCATCGGCCTGCTGGTCGACGACGCCATCGTGGTGGTGGAGAACGTCGAGCGCGTGATGAGCGAGGACGGGCTGCCCCCGCGCGAGGCGACCCGCAAGTCGATGGGCCAGATCACCGGCGCGCTGATCGGCATCGCGCTGGTGCTGTCCGCCGTGTTCGTCCCCATGGCCTTTTTCGGTGGCTCGGCGGGCGCCATCTACCGTCAGTTCTCGCTGACCATCGTGTCGGCGATGGCGCTGTCGGTGCTGGTCGCCCTGGTGCTGACCCCGGCGCTCTGCGCCACCATCCTGAAGCCGGTGGCCAAGGGCCACGGCCACGCCAAGCGCGGCTTCTTCGGGCTGTTCAACCGCGGCTTCGACGCCAGCAGCCGCGTCTATCTGAGCGGCGTGCGCGGGGCGGTGTCGCGGCTCGGGCGCTACGGCCTTGCCTACGCGCTGATCGTCGGCGGTCTGGCCTACCTGTTCCTCCAGATGCCCTCCTCCTTCCTGCCGCAGGAGGATCGCGGGACCATGTTCGTGCTGTGGTCGGCCCCGCCGAACGCCAGCATCGAGCGCACGATGGAGACGACCAAGCAGGTCGAGACCTATTTCCTGGAGAAGGAGAAGGACAGCGTCGAGGGCCTGTTCACCATCGCCGGCTTCAACTTCGCGGGCCGCGGCCAGAACGCCGGCATGGCCTTCGTCCGGCTGCGCGATTGGAGCGAGCGCGAGTCCGCCGACCGCAAGCCGACGGCCATCGCCGGCCGCGCCATGGGCGCCCTGTCGAAGGCCAAGGACGCGGTGGTCTTCGCCTTCATGCCGCCCTCGGTTCCGGGGCTCGGCAACGCCACCGGCTTCGACCTCCAGCTGGTGGACCGCGGCGGCGTCGGGCATGACCGGCTGATGCAGGCACGCAACCAGCTGCTGGGCCTCGCGGCGCAGAACCCAAAGCTGGTCGGCGTCCGCCCGAACGGGCTGGAGGACACGCCGCAGTTCAAGCTGACGGTGGACCGCGAGAAGGCCAGCGCGCTCGGCCTGTCGCTGACCGACGTCAACACGACCCTGACGGCGGCCTGGGGCTCCTCCTACGTCAACGACTTCATCGACCGGGGGCGCGTGAAGCGCGTCTATCTCCAGGCGGACGCTCCCTACCGCATGCAGCCGAGCGACGTCGACCGCTGGTACATGCGCAACGCCATGGGGCAGATGGTCCCCTTCTCCGCCTTCACCACGGCGCAGTGGACCTACGGTTCGCCGAAGCTGGAGCGGTACAACGGCATGTCGTCGCTCAACATCCAGGGCTCCGCGGCGCCGGGCATCAGCTCCGGCGAGGCGATGCAGGAGATGGAGGCGATGATGGCCAAGCTGCCGCCGGGCGTCGGCTATGAGTGGACCGGCCTGTCCTACGAGGAGCGGCTGAGCGGGTCGCAGGCACCGGCGCTCTACGCCCTGTCCATGCTGATCGTCTTCCTCTGCCTGGCTGCGCTCTACGAGAGCTGGTCGGTGCCGGTGTCGGTCATCCTGGTGGTGCCGCTGGGCGTCATCGGCGCCGTGCTCGCCGCCACGCTGCGCGGCCTGCCCAGCGACGTCTACTTCCAGGTGGGCCTGCTGACGACCATCGGCCTGTCGGCGAAGAACGCCATCCTGATCGTGGAATTCGCCAAGGCGCTCTACGACGAGGGCATGGAGCTGAAGGATGCCGCCATCGAGGCGTGCCGCCAGCGCCTGCGCCCGATCATCATGACCTCGCTGGCCTTCGTGCTGGGCGTTCTGCCGCTGGCGACCAGCAGCGGCGCGGGCTCGGAAAGCCAGAACGCCATCGGCGTGGGCGTGATGGGCGGCATGATCTCCGCCACCGTGCTGGCGATCCTGTTCGTCCCGGTCTTCTTCGTCGCGGTCTACCGTCTGTTCGGCAGCAAGCGTGCCGGCGCCCACTCCCCGCCGGGTGCCGAGCCGGTGCACGCCGGCGACTGA
- a CDS encoding MurR/RpiR family transcriptional regulator has product MLARIMAVRDGLRPSERKLADCVLAQPGEVITLSMADMAERAGVSEPTIARFCGALGCSGFREFKIKLAQDIAAGMPFIDQEVSPDDRAAGIAGKVFDRTLATLMQVRNNLSAESVDRAADLLAGARRIEFYGSGNSGTVAQDIQRRFFRLGIPTVAYSDAHVYFVSALSLAPGDAVVAVSSSGGTRDMLEAVQNALSSGAAVVAITRSGSPLAQLATVSLLADVAEDFDIHSPMTSRISHLVLGDILSIAVALRKGDALRERLERHKQALSRHPREQ; this is encoded by the coding sequence ATGCTGGCGAGGATCATGGCGGTGCGCGACGGGCTCCGTCCTTCGGAACGGAAGCTGGCGGACTGCGTGCTGGCCCAGCCGGGCGAGGTCATCACCCTGTCGATGGCCGACATGGCGGAACGTGCCGGGGTCAGCGAGCCGACCATCGCCCGCTTCTGCGGGGCGCTCGGCTGCAGCGGCTTCCGCGAGTTCAAGATCAAGCTGGCCCAGGACATCGCCGCCGGCATGCCCTTCATCGACCAGGAGGTCAGCCCGGACGACCGGGCGGCGGGCATCGCGGGCAAGGTGTTCGACCGCACCCTGGCGACGCTCATGCAGGTGCGCAACAACTTGTCGGCGGAATCGGTGGACCGCGCCGCCGACCTGCTGGCCGGGGCGCGGCGGATCGAGTTCTACGGTTCCGGCAACTCCGGCACGGTGGCGCAGGACATCCAGCGCCGCTTCTTCCGGCTGGGCATTCCCACCGTCGCCTACAGCGACGCCCACGTCTATTTCGTGTCGGCCCTGTCGCTCGCCCCCGGCGACGCGGTGGTCGCCGTGTCCAGTTCGGGCGGCACCCGCGACATGCTGGAGGCCGTGCAGAACGCGCTGTCGTCCGGCGCCGCGGTCGTCGCCATCACCCGCTCCGGCTCGCCGTTGGCGCAGCTCGCCACGGTCAGCCTGCTGGCCGACGTCGCGGAAGACTTCGACATCCACTCGCCCATGACGTCGCGCATCAGCCATCTGGTCCTCGGCGACATACTGTCGATTGCCGTGGCGCTGCGCAAAGGCGACGCCCTGCGGGAGCGCCTGGAACGCCACAAGCAGGCGCTCAGCCGCCACCCCCGGGAACAATAA
- the pflB gene encoding formate C-acetyltransferase: protein MDTLLRDGLVETPEQQAERPWRRFVPGVWQQEVNVRDFIVRNVHPYAGDSRFLTGPTGRTKALWDKVTALLKEERAAKGGVLDADTEVFGSIIAHAPAYIDQELELVVGLQTDKPLKRAIMPFGGWRMVKNGLEAYGFKPSPKLEEVFPGLRKSHNDGVFDVYTEEMLRCRKSGVITGLPDAYGRGRIIGDYRRLALYGATFLIEDKKAQYKSLELDRVDEHTLRLREEITEQIKALKELAAMAKTYGFDVSRPAANAREAVQWTYLAYLAAVKEANGAAMSLGRVSSFLDVYVERDLRDGLLTEEEAQELIDQFVTKLRIVRFLRTPEYDQLFSGDPTWVTECIGGMALDGRTLVTKNSFRMLQTLNNLGPAPEPNLTVLWSESLPEGFKKFCAETSIKTCSVQYENDDLMRPYWGDDYGIACCVSAMRIGKQMQFFGARANLAKTLLYAINGGRDEVSGEQVGPAFAPITGDVLDHDTVVARLLPMMEWLARAYMNTLNAIHFMHDKYMYERLEMALHDRDVLRTMACGIAGLSVVADSLSAIKHATVKVVRDERGLATDFVIEGDYPAFGNNDDRVDGIAVWLVETFMGLLRKQKAYRDAVPTQSVLTITSNVVYGKKTGNTPDGRKAGQPFAPGANPMHGRDRKGAIASMASVAKLPYAHAQDGISYTFTIVPGALGPTGGERVDNLVGMLDGYFGQGGHHINVNVFDRETLLHAMDHPELYPQLTIRVSGYAVNFIKLTREQQMDVISRTFHGAH, encoded by the coding sequence ATGGACACCCTGCTGAGAGACGGACTCGTCGAGACCCCGGAACAGCAAGCCGAGCGCCCCTGGCGCCGCTTCGTTCCGGGCGTCTGGCAGCAAGAGGTCAACGTCCGCGACTTCATCGTCCGCAACGTCCACCCCTACGCCGGGGATTCGCGCTTCCTGACCGGCCCGACCGGACGGACCAAGGCCCTGTGGGACAAGGTCACCGCCCTGCTGAAGGAGGAGCGCGCGGCCAAGGGCGGCGTGCTTGACGCCGACACGGAGGTCTTCGGCTCGATCATCGCTCACGCACCGGCCTACATCGACCAGGAGCTTGAACTCGTCGTCGGCCTGCAGACGGACAAGCCGCTGAAGCGCGCGATCATGCCCTTCGGCGGCTGGCGGATGGTCAAGAACGGGCTGGAGGCCTACGGCTTCAAACCCTCGCCCAAGCTGGAGGAGGTCTTCCCCGGCCTGCGCAAGTCGCACAATGACGGCGTCTTCGACGTCTACACCGAGGAGATGCTGCGCTGCCGCAAGTCGGGCGTCATCACCGGCCTGCCGGACGCTTACGGCCGCGGACGCATCATCGGCGACTACCGCCGGCTGGCGCTCTACGGCGCGACCTTCCTGATCGAGGACAAGAAGGCCCAGTACAAGAGCCTTGAGCTGGACCGCGTCGACGAGCACACGCTGCGCCTGCGCGAGGAGATTACCGAGCAGATCAAGGCGCTGAAGGAATTGGCCGCCATGGCCAAGACCTACGGCTTCGACGTGTCGCGCCCGGCGGCCAACGCCCGCGAGGCGGTGCAGTGGACCTACCTCGCCTATCTGGCGGCGGTGAAGGAGGCCAACGGGGCGGCCATGTCGCTCGGCCGCGTCTCCAGCTTCCTCGACGTCTACGTCGAGCGCGACCTGCGCGACGGCCTGCTGACCGAGGAGGAGGCGCAGGAGCTGATCGACCAGTTCGTGACCAAGCTGCGCATCGTCCGCTTCCTGCGCACGCCGGAATATGACCAGCTCTTCTCGGGTGACCCGACCTGGGTGACGGAGTGCATCGGCGGCATGGCGCTCGACGGGCGCACGCTGGTCACCAAGAACAGCTTCCGCATGCTCCAGACCCTGAACAACCTCGGCCCGGCGCCGGAGCCGAACCTGACCGTTCTGTGGTCGGAAAGCCTGCCGGAGGGCTTCAAGAAATTCTGCGCGGAGACGTCGATCAAGACCTGCTCGGTGCAGTACGAGAACGACGACCTGATGCGGCCCTACTGGGGCGACGACTACGGCATCGCCTGCTGCGTCTCGGCCATGCGCATCGGCAAGCAGATGCAGTTCTTCGGCGCCCGCGCCAACCTCGCCAAGACGCTGCTCTACGCCATCAACGGCGGCCGCGACGAGGTCTCGGGCGAGCAGGTCGGCCCGGCCTTCGCGCCGATCACCGGCGACGTGCTCGACCACGACACGGTGGTCGCCCGCCTGCTGCCGATGATGGAATGGCTGGCCCGCGCCTACATGAACACGCTCAACGCCATCCACTTCATGCACGACAAGTACATGTACGAGCGGCTGGAGATGGCGCTGCACGACCGCGACGTGCTGCGCACCATGGCCTGCGGCATCGCCGGCCTGAGCGTCGTCGCGGACAGCCTGTCGGCGATCAAGCACGCCACGGTCAAGGTGGTCCGCGACGAGCGCGGGCTGGCCACCGACTTCGTCATCGAGGGCGACTATCCGGCCTTCGGCAACAACGACGACCGGGTCGACGGGATCGCGGTGTGGCTGGTGGAAACCTTCATGGGTCTGCTGCGCAAGCAGAAGGCCTACCGCGACGCGGTGCCCACGCAGTCGGTGCTGACGATCACCTCGAACGTGGTCTACGGCAAGAAGACGGGCAACACGCCGGACGGGCGCAAGGCCGGCCAGCCCTTCGCGCCGGGGGCCAACCCGATGCACGGGCGCGACCGCAAGGGGGCGATCGCCTCGATGGCGTCGGTGGCCAAGCTGCCCTACGCCCACGCCCAGGACGGCATCAGCTACACCTTCACCATCGTGCCCGGCGCGCTGGGTCCGACCGGGGGTGAGCGGGTGGACAATCTGGTGGGCATGCTGGACGGCTATTTCGGTCAGGGCGGCCACCACATCAACGTGAACGTCTTCGACCGCGAGACGCTGCTGCACGCCATGGACCATCCGGAGCTGTACCCGCAGCTGACCATCCGGGTGTCGGGTTACGCGGTGAACTTCATCAAGCTGACCCGCGAGCAGCAGATGGACGTCATCAGCCGCACCTTCCACGGCGCGCATTGA
- the eno gene encoding phosphopyruvate hydratase, with protein sequence MSAITEIHAREILDSRGNPTVEVDVLLESGAFGRAAVPSGASTGAHEAVELRDGDKSRYGGKGVLKAVESVNGEIFDAIAGLDGSNQRALDLAMIELDGTPNKGRLGANAILGVSLAVAKASAEEAALPLFRYVGGAFANLLPVPMMNIINGGAHADNPIDIQEFMVMPVGAETGAEAIRMGAEIFQALKKKLKDAGHNTNVGDEGGFAPNLASTEDALGFVMKAIEAAGYKPGDDVMLAIDAASTEFFKNGRYELAGEGKSLASEQMVAYWADLVGRYPIISIEDGMAEDDWEGWKALTDAIGGKVQLVGDDLFVTNPARLADGIKKGVGNSILVKVNQIGTLSETLEAVDMAHKAGYTAVLSHRSGETEDSTIADLAVATNCGQIKTGSLSRSDRLAKYNQLIRIEEMLGAASRFAGRGILKA encoded by the coding sequence ATGAGCGCCATTACCGAAATCCACGCCCGCGAGATCCTCGACAGCCGTGGGAACCCGACCGTCGAGGTGGACGTCCTGCTCGAATCCGGCGCGTTTGGCCGCGCCGCCGTTCCGTCGGGCGCCTCGACCGGCGCGCACGAGGCGGTGGAGCTGCGCGACGGCGACAAGTCCCGCTACGGCGGCAAGGGCGTGCTGAAGGCCGTGGAGTCGGTCAACGGCGAGATCTTCGACGCCATCGCCGGCCTCGACGGCTCCAACCAGCGCGCCCTCGACCTCGCCATGATCGAGCTGGACGGCACCCCCAACAAGGGCCGCCTCGGCGCCAACGCCATCCTCGGCGTCTCGCTCGCCGTCGCCAAGGCCTCGGCCGAGGAAGCCGCGCTGCCGCTGTTCCGCTACGTCGGCGGCGCCTTTGCCAACCTGCTGCCGGTGCCGATGATGAACATCATCAACGGCGGCGCCCACGCCGACAACCCGATCGACATCCAGGAGTTCATGGTCATGCCGGTCGGCGCCGAGACCGGCGCCGAGGCCATCCGCATGGGCGCGGAGATCTTCCAGGCGCTCAAGAAGAAGCTCAAGGATGCCGGCCACAACACCAACGTCGGCGACGAGGGCGGCTTCGCCCCCAACCTCGCCTCGACCGAGGACGCGCTGGGCTTCGTGATGAAGGCGATCGAGGCGGCCGGCTACAAGCCGGGCGACGACGTCATGCTGGCCATCGACGCCGCCTCGACCGAGTTCTTCAAGAACGGCAGATACGAGCTGGCCGGCGAGGGCAAGTCGCTGGCGTCGGAGCAGATGGTGGCCTACTGGGCCGATCTGGTCGGCCGCTACCCGATCATCTCGATCGAGGACGGCATGGCCGAGGACGACTGGGAGGGCTGGAAGGCGCTGACCGACGCCATCGGCGGCAAGGTGCAGCTGGTCGGTGACGACCTGTTCGTGACCAACCCGGCGCGTCTGGCGGACGGCATCAAGAAGGGCGTGGGCAACTCGATCCTGGTCAAGGTCAACCAGATCGGCACGCTGTCGGAGACGCTGGAGGCCGTCGACATGGCGCACAAGGCCGGCTACACGGCGGTCCTCTCGCACCGCTCGGGCGAGACCGAGGACAGCACCATCGCCGATCTGGCGGTCGCCACCAACTGCGGCCAGATCAAGACCGGCTCGCTGTCGCGCTCCGACCGGCTGGCCAAGTACAACCAGCTGATCCGCATCGAGGAGATGCTCGGCGCAGCATCCCGCTTCGCCGGACGCGGCATCCTCAAGGCGTAA
- a CDS encoding bifunctional enoyl-CoA hydratase/phosphate acetyltransferase: MTANGETSGDLPAVPTEAAPIENVTFDEIVVGQSASIARQLTVMDVELFATVSGNIDPVHLDAKFAADSRFQKVIGHGMWSGALISGVLGTRLPGAGTVYAGQDLRFRRPVGLGDVITATVTVREKQADKNIVVFDCLCTNQDGEVVVTGAAEVVAPTRKVRRAAHALPQIQMIRHDKHDALLRKCDGLEPVATAVAHPCDESSLKGAVEAAEAGLIDPILIGPAAKIRALAAAHGLDIARYRLMDVEHSHAAAAAAVALARNGEAEAVMKGSLHTDELMAEVVRKETGLRTSRRISHVFVMNVPTYPRALLITDAAINIYPTLEDKVHIVQNAIDLAKVLGVETPRVAILSAVETLNPKIATTLEAAALCKMADRGQITGGILDGPLAFDNAISAEAARIKGIKSPVSGQADILLVPDLEAGNMLAKQLSFLANADAAGIVLGARVPVILTSRADNVRTRLASCAVAALVAVARRPALALNAVAAPLAAPLAAE; the protein is encoded by the coding sequence ATGACTGCCAATGGTGAAACCAGCGGCGACCTCCCGGCCGTGCCGACCGAGGCGGCCCCGATCGAGAACGTCACCTTCGACGAGATCGTGGTCGGCCAGTCCGCCAGCATCGCACGGCAACTGACCGTGATGGACGTCGAGCTGTTCGCCACCGTCTCCGGCAACATCGATCCGGTTCATCTGGACGCGAAATTCGCCGCCGACAGCCGCTTTCAAAAGGTGATCGGGCATGGCATGTGGTCCGGCGCGCTGATTTCCGGCGTGCTGGGGACCCGGCTGCCCGGCGCCGGCACCGTCTATGCCGGCCAGGACCTGCGCTTCCGCCGCCCGGTCGGGCTGGGCGACGTCATCACCGCCACCGTCACCGTGCGCGAGAAGCAGGCCGACAAGAACATCGTCGTCTTCGACTGCCTGTGCACCAACCAGGACGGCGAGGTCGTGGTGACCGGGGCCGCCGAGGTGGTGGCGCCGACCCGCAAGGTCCGCCGCGCCGCCCACGCGCTGCCGCAGATCCAGATGATCCGTCACGACAAGCACGACGCGCTTCTGCGCAAGTGCGACGGGCTGGAGCCGGTCGCCACGGCGGTCGCCCATCCCTGCGACGAAAGCTCGCTGAAGGGTGCGGTGGAGGCGGCGGAAGCCGGCCTGATCGACCCCATCCTGATCGGCCCGGCGGCGAAGATCCGCGCGCTGGCCGCCGCCCACGGCCTGGACATCGCCCGCTACCGTCTGATGGACGTCGAGCACAGCCACGCCGCTGCCGCCGCGGCCGTCGCGCTGGCCCGCAACGGCGAGGCCGAGGCGGTGATGAAGGGCAGTCTGCACACCGACGAGCTGATGGCCGAGGTCGTCCGCAAGGAGACCGGCCTGCGCACCAGCCGCCGCATCAGCCACGTCTTCGTGATGAACGTACCCACCTACCCGCGGGCGCTTCTCATCACCGACGCGGCGATCAACATCTACCCGACGCTGGAGGACAAGGTCCACATCGTCCAGAACGCCATCGACCTCGCCAAGGTCCTGGGCGTCGAGACGCCGCGCGTCGCCATCCTGTCGGCGGTGGAGACGCTCAACCCGAAGATCGCCACCACGCTGGAAGCCGCCGCACTCTGCAAGATGGCCGACCGCGGCCAGATCACCGGCGGCATCCTCGACGGCCCGCTGGCCTTCGACAACGCCATCAGCGCCGAGGCCGCGCGCATCAAGGGCATCAAGTCCCCCGTATCGGGCCAAGCCGACATCCTGCTCGTCCCCGATCTGGAAGCCGGCAACATGCTGGCCAAGCAGCTCTCCTTCCTCGCCAACGCCGACGCGGCGGGCATCGTTCTCGGCGCGCGGGTTCCGGTCATCCTGACCAGCCGCGCCGACAACGTCCGCACCCGCCTCGCCTCCTGCGCCGTGGCGGCGCTGGTGGCCGTCGCGCGCCGTCCCGCCCTCGCGCTCAACGCCGTTGCCGCTCCCCTGGCTGCCCCCCTGGCTGCGGAGTGA
- a CDS encoding acetate/propionate family kinase yields the protein MSHRDACLVINAGSSSLKFSVFCGAGRSDLEAVLTGQISGIGTAPRFEAKDAARHVLADGILDEVGPGDRAGLLGFLLTWMRHELRDVRLVAAGHRVVHGGTRFDAPVRLTPAVLAELEALVPLAPLHQPHNIAAMTALAEVYPELPQVACFDTAFHRTRPWQAQMFALPRELTDEGVRRYGFHGLSYEYIAQRLPQIAPELAEARVVVCHLGSGSSLCGMRAGRSVDTTMGFTALDGLPMGTRPGAIDPGVLIYLMREKGMGPDELERLLYHKSGLLGVSGVSNDMRALLDSENPQAAEAVELFCFQVAKQAAGLAAAMGGLDAVVFTAGVGENSAPVRARVAEKLGWLGVHLDGAANRARATRISAADSRVPVFVIPTDEERMIASHTLAILARNAVHPPLAA from the coding sequence ATGTCGCACCGTGACGCCTGTCTCGTCATCAACGCGGGCTCCTCCAGCCTGAAATTCTCCGTCTTCTGCGGCGCCGGAAGGAGCGATCTGGAGGCGGTCCTGACCGGCCAGATCTCCGGCATCGGCACCGCCCCGCGCTTCGAGGCCAAGGACGCGGCCCGCCACGTCCTGGCCGACGGCATCCTGGACGAGGTCGGCCCCGGCGACCGCGCCGGTCTGCTCGGCTTCCTGCTGACCTGGATGCGGCACGAGCTGCGCGACGTGCGGCTGGTCGCCGCCGGCCACCGGGTCGTGCATGGCGGCACCCGCTTCGACGCGCCGGTCCGGCTGACCCCGGCGGTGCTGGCGGAGCTGGAGGCCCTGGTGCCGCTGGCCCCTCTGCACCAGCCGCACAACATCGCGGCGATGACCGCGCTGGCCGAGGTTTATCCGGAGCTGCCGCAGGTCGCCTGCTTCGACACCGCCTTCCACCGCACGCGGCCCTGGCAGGCCCAGATGTTCGCCCTGCCGCGCGAGCTGACCGACGAGGGTGTGCGCCGCTACGGCTTCCACGGCCTGTCCTACGAGTACATCGCCCAGCGCCTGCCGCAGATCGCCCCGGAGCTGGCCGAGGCCCGCGTCGTCGTCTGCCATCTCGGCAGCGGGTCCAGCCTGTGCGGCATGCGCGCGGGCCGCAGCGTCGACACCACCATGGGCTTCACCGCGCTGGACGGCCTGCCGATGGGCACACGCCCCGGCGCGATCGACCCTGGCGTGCTGATCTATCTGATGCGCGAGAAGGGCATGGGCCCCGACGAGCTGGAGCGGCTGCTCTACCACAAGTCCGGGCTGCTCGGAGTCTCCGGCGTGTCCAACGACATGCGCGCCCTGCTGGACAGCGAGAATCCGCAGGCGGCGGAGGCCGTGGAGCTGTTCTGCTTCCAGGTCGCCAAGCAGGCGGCGGGGCTGGCGGCGGCCATGGGCGGGCTGGACGCGGTGGTCTTCACCGCCGGCGTCGGCGAGAACTCCGCCCCGGTGCGCGCGCGGGTGGCGGAGAAGCTGGGCTGGCTCGGCGTCCATCTCGACGGGGCGGCGAATCGCGCCCGCGCCACGCGCATCTCCGCCGCCGACAGCCGCGTCCCGGTCTTCGTCATCCCCACCGACGAGGAGCGGATGATCGCCAGCCACACGCTGGCCATCCTGGCGCGGAACGCGGTGCATCCGCCCCTGGCGGCCTGA